Proteins encoded in a region of the Bombiscardovia apis genome:
- a CDS encoding App1 family protein, whose amino-acid sequence MSSTHEDPRDKRRPIRARHVATSFDAAAPHERFDQQSLPVKLARMGATTGFDMWARASAALCRRMGWYPRVEPYVGYGTEHYSRLICRTVLAPPGPESASASRGIWTALTVPAPHTRVSIAIDSEPLETVQLGDSELYDAPDPSRNQSSKFARSDRSGYLDLVAEHDLSVGPHQVTYHVNERSLVPGTLYTVASSARIGVISDVDDTIMVTQAPSRLKAGYNLLLSNPTKRASVPGMSVLYTRIRDLDVDMPFFYLSASPWNVERTIRLFIRDHGFPAGPLLLRDLDPRPKTFVPTTVQHKHEFIQQLMADFPKMRFILFGDDGQRDPTTYAEVVRRYPGRILAIGIRQLSPRESSLPSFDWTGNQPAPEMDVPVFYGTTGANLMKTMLPYLQSTCRRSRL is encoded by the coding sequence ATGAGCAGTACTCATGAAGACCCTCGAGACAAGCGCAGGCCTATTCGCGCCCGTCATGTGGCTACCAGCTTTGATGCTGCCGCACCCCACGAGCGCTTCGACCAGCAGTCTCTACCGGTTAAGCTTGCCCGCATGGGTGCCACTACGGGCTTTGATATGTGGGCCAGGGCTTCAGCTGCGCTCTGCCGTAGAATGGGCTGGTATCCGCGGGTAGAACCATACGTGGGTTACGGTACCGAGCACTACTCCCGCCTGATTTGCCGCACAGTTCTGGCACCTCCAGGTCCTGAGAGCGCTTCGGCCAGCCGAGGTATTTGGACCGCTTTGACGGTGCCGGCCCCTCACACCAGAGTTTCGATTGCCATTGATTCTGAACCGCTAGAAACGGTGCAATTGGGCGATTCTGAACTCTACGATGCGCCAGACCCTTCGCGTAATCAGAGCAGTAAGTTCGCTCGCTCAGACCGCTCAGGATACCTCGATTTAGTAGCTGAACACGACTTGAGCGTAGGGCCTCACCAAGTGACCTACCATGTCAACGAGCGCTCACTTGTGCCCGGCACCCTCTACACAGTGGCCTCTTCCGCCCGAATCGGCGTGATTTCAGATGTAGACGACACCATCATGGTGACGCAGGCCCCCAGCCGTCTCAAAGCCGGCTATAACCTTCTGCTCTCGAATCCCACCAAACGCGCCTCCGTGCCTGGTATGAGCGTGCTCTACACGCGCATCCGCGACCTTGACGTAGACATGCCCTTCTTTTACCTCTCGGCCTCGCCTTGGAATGTGGAGCGCACGATTCGCCTCTTCATCCGCGACCACGGCTTCCCTGCAGGGCCCTTACTCCTGCGCGATCTCGACCCTAGGCCCAAGACGTTCGTGCCCACTACAGTGCAGCACAAGCACGAGTTCATCCAGCAGCTCATGGCTGACTTCCCCAAGATGCGCTTTATCCTCTTCGGAGACGACGGTCAGCGCGACCCAACTACTTACGCCGAGGTAGTGCGCCGTTACCCAGGGCGGATATTAGCCATCGGTATTCGCCAGCTCAGCCCGCGCGAATCAAGCCTTCCCTCCTTTGACTGGACCGGCAACCAGCCCGCCCCCGAGATGGATGTGCCTGTCTTTTACGGCACCACCGGAGCCAACCTCATGAAAACCATGCTGCCCTACCTGCAAAGCACTTGCCGTCGCTCACGTCTATAA
- a CDS encoding S9 family peptidase, whose protein sequence is MTSLRQSYSAHETPRSAGLNPPQALQRPAIRKIHGDEFTDPYEWMRDKDSAETKAYIEAQNAYCQQRLEPLNQLKFRLFDEFKSRIQESDMSVPTRMHGYWYFTRTREGSQYAMQCRMPVTDPNDWNPPEIDRTSAPGSMPGEEVFFDNNREAEGHDFFRLGGLDVSSDGRWMLYCVDTNGDERYDIRLRDLATGEDTPDRIDQVSSGPVLTPDAQWVFYAKVNQAWRPYSVWRHKVGTPTSSDVCVFTEKDERYWVGVGLSFDERSVVIGSSSKTTSEVLLLSVDEPEGTFKPFIKRQDGVEYDVSFASLPAPEGGDGLPLPVAVVYQNLDNPNFSVRLIDMRSHQPPFSFDEGVVIAQGSPYGCEDAGSDQSISLNEPYYREGNPQILQGARGLSIEGMGIYQHFALLSYRANSLMHLAVIPTAQAAQDLQAGRPWSFREVEPAGGDISRIYAIASGDNASYEAPTMRYSFASYTAPAELHELNVTTGEDRLLKRAQVLGDFDQANYAERRLWVKVRDGAEVPVSLVWRRGLVPALEGADEGLSNQRLEAPSDIAALTWPEAAGREAPASSSGSPCFITGYGSYEIASDPGFSVGRLSMLDRGVVYACIHTRGGGEMGRAWYEQGRRLKKLHTFEDFIDCTAALQEAGWIDPTRTVANGGSAGGLLMGAIANMAPQLYAGIEADVPFVDALNSILDPSLPLTVTEWDEWGDPLHNLDVYRYMKAYTPYENVPEAEERQARFGSEHFPKIFATTSLNDTRVLYVEPLKWVARLQESAVAADAIVKIEVEAGHGGTTGRYRQWEELALENAVCLSILKPDDPDLLKG, encoded by the coding sequence ATGACTTCTCTACGCCAGTCCTACTCAGCTCATGAGACCCCGCGCTCAGCCGGCCTCAACCCGCCGCAAGCCCTCCAGCGCCCTGCCATCCGCAAGATTCACGGCGACGAATTCACTGACCCTTACGAGTGGATGCGAGACAAGGACTCTGCCGAAACCAAAGCATATATAGAAGCCCAGAACGCCTACTGCCAGCAGCGTTTAGAGCCGCTCAACCAACTCAAGTTCCGCCTCTTCGACGAATTCAAATCGCGCATTCAAGAGTCCGACATGTCGGTGCCCACCCGCATGCACGGCTACTGGTATTTCACTCGCACCCGCGAGGGATCCCAGTACGCTATGCAGTGCAGAATGCCGGTCACAGACCCCAACGATTGGAACCCTCCCGAGATAGACCGCACATCCGCTCCCGGCTCAATGCCCGGCGAGGAAGTCTTCTTCGACAACAATCGTGAGGCAGAAGGTCACGATTTCTTCCGGCTCGGTGGCCTCGACGTGAGCTCAGACGGGCGTTGGATGCTCTACTGCGTTGATACCAATGGCGATGAACGCTACGACATTCGTCTGCGAGACTTGGCAACGGGCGAAGACACGCCTGACCGCATCGACCAAGTGTCGTCCGGTCCTGTGCTAACGCCCGATGCTCAGTGGGTTTTCTACGCCAAAGTTAACCAAGCATGGCGACCTTACTCTGTCTGGCGTCACAAGGTGGGCACTCCCACGAGCAGCGACGTGTGCGTCTTTACCGAAAAAGACGAGCGCTACTGGGTGGGTGTGGGCCTGAGCTTCGACGAGCGTTCAGTAGTGATTGGCAGCTCTTCCAAGACCACGAGTGAAGTGCTCCTGCTTTCGGTAGACGAGCCAGAAGGCACTTTCAAGCCCTTCATCAAGCGCCAAGATGGTGTGGAATACGACGTATCCTTTGCCTCCCTGCCTGCTCCCGAAGGCGGCGATGGCCTGCCACTTCCCGTGGCCGTGGTCTACCAAAACTTGGATAATCCCAACTTTAGCGTGCGCCTTATAGACATGCGAAGCCACCAGCCGCCATTCAGCTTCGACGAAGGCGTAGTCATAGCCCAAGGTTCGCCCTACGGCTGCGAAGATGCTGGCTCCGACCAGTCCATTTCGCTCAATGAGCCCTACTACCGCGAAGGCAATCCTCAGATTTTGCAGGGCGCTCGCGGGCTCAGCATTGAGGGCATGGGCATTTACCAGCATTTTGCCCTGCTCAGCTACCGGGCCAACAGTCTCATGCATTTAGCGGTTATCCCTACTGCCCAGGCTGCGCAAGACCTGCAAGCGGGCCGGCCCTGGTCCTTCAGAGAGGTTGAGCCTGCGGGCGGCGATATCAGTAGAATCTACGCTATTGCTTCCGGCGATAATGCCTCCTACGAAGCGCCAACCATGCGCTATTCGTTCGCCTCCTACACCGCTCCTGCCGAGCTTCACGAGTTGAACGTGACTACTGGCGAGGATCGGCTGCTGAAGCGGGCTCAAGTCTTGGGTGACTTTGACCAGGCCAACTATGCTGAGCGCAGGCTCTGGGTGAAGGTGCGAGACGGAGCTGAGGTGCCGGTATCTCTGGTCTGGCGGCGGGGCCTGGTGCCTGCCCTAGAGGGAGCTGACGAGGGTCTAAGCAATCAGCGGTTGGAAGCTCCCAGCGATATTGCTGCGCTGACTTGGCCCGAAGCTGCTGGTCGAGAGGCACCTGCCTCAAGCTCCGGCTCTCCCTGCTTCATCACCGGCTACGGCTCCTATGAAATAGCCTCCGATCCGGGATTCTCGGTGGGCCGTTTGAGTATGCTGGACCGCGGCGTAGTCTACGCTTGCATCCACACGCGCGGCGGGGGAGAGATGGGTCGCGCCTGGTATGAGCAAGGGCGCAGACTCAAGAAACTCCACACTTTTGAAGACTTCATCGACTGCACGGCTGCCCTGCAAGAAGCCGGTTGGATTGATCCCACTCGTACGGTGGCCAACGGCGGTTCGGCAGGTGGTTTGCTCATGGGCGCTATCGCCAATATGGCCCCTCAGCTATACGCGGGTATTGAGGCAGACGTGCCCTTTGTAGATGCGCTCAACTCGATTTTGGACCCCTCACTACCGCTCACGGTCACTGAGTGGGATGAGTGGGGAGACCCCCTACATAACTTGGATGTCTACCGTTATATGAAGGCCTACACTCCATACGAAAATGTGCCCGAAGCCGAGGAGCGCCAAGCCCGCTTCGGCAGCGAACATTTCCCTAAAATTTTCGCCACTACCTCCCTCAATGACACGCGAGTGCTTTACGTAGAACCACTCAAATGGGTGGCGCGACTGCAAGAGTCGGCAGTTGCTGCTGATGCGATAGTGAAGATTGAAGTCGAAGCGGGGCACGGGGGCACTACGGGCCGCTACCGGCAGTGGGAGGAGCTAGCTTTGGAGAATGCCGTATGCTTGTCCATACTCAAGCCAGACGATCCTGACCTGCTTAAGGGCTGA
- a CDS encoding NINE protein produces the protein MSENESQNIGSDQAAANNAQQAAQPWQATPSIPQVAGGGWAAPQIGQPSNSSAWVNPTPASPYAAPGQMPSDPYQQTGQSSQPWQSDSQVSNWQMPALDQSPLAATNAPTSAQPATQPWSPSPAVPMDSAAPAASSLPNSYGQQDSTTGSSAADQASIQSNQSNQSSQLNQPYQSAQFQPSSYQSDAYLASGLEPSSPAPAAVPSNPLAESKPEDQQSYSIPATAAPATPAESSNTYSDNAAYFGAYANQLETHANSADVASKQPRRAESEPKQGASVEQVSNYGQPSATPASYQPEQTQSSQPQQSQFANPATTQPAYGVTYDSYQPVQNQAPDMQAAQTPGPSADNAASMTAPALAAQYGQDANAQQANVQQSNAQQSNAQQTNIQQTNVQPVNAQAAQPQQGFQAGQQPNQQQPYSGQLNGQQPAAQPAYGQPAYGQMQPGHPVQGAYGQQIPQQNVQQAMYMDPNAAPEAARKPHSKLVAGLLGIILGAFGIQNFYLGNTGRGMAQLMISCIGAFFFFIGPAVSWAWGIVEGILILTSKPGSARHQDAYGIELTD, from the coding sequence ATGAGCGAGAACGAATCTCAGAACATAGGGAGCGACCAGGCAGCTGCCAACAACGCTCAGCAGGCCGCGCAGCCTTGGCAGGCAACTCCTTCGATACCGCAAGTAGCAGGTGGTGGGTGGGCAGCTCCTCAGATTGGCCAGCCTTCGAACTCCTCGGCTTGGGTAAACCCGACCCCAGCTTCGCCTTACGCAGCTCCTGGGCAAATGCCTTCTGACCCGTACCAGCAGACCGGGCAATCTAGCCAGCCTTGGCAGTCCGATTCGCAGGTTTCTAACTGGCAGATGCCCGCGCTAGACCAGTCACCGCTCGCTGCGACTAATGCTCCAACCAGCGCTCAGCCAGCAACACAGCCTTGGTCACCCAGCCCGGCAGTTCCTATGGATTCGGCTGCGCCCGCTGCTTCAAGTTTGCCCAATAGCTATGGCCAGCAGGATTCGACAACTGGTTCTTCGGCTGCTGATCAGGCATCTATTCAGTCAAATCAGTCAAATCAGTCAAGTCAGCTGAACCAGCCCTACCAGTCGGCCCAGTTCCAGCCTTCGAGCTATCAGTCAGATGCATATTTGGCCTCTGGTCTTGAGCCTTCGAGCCCAGCCCCAGCTGCTGTACCTAGCAATCCACTAGCCGAGAGCAAGCCCGAAGACCAGCAGTCTTATTCAATTCCTGCAACTGCTGCGCCGGCAACCCCTGCTGAATCATCCAATACTTACAGCGATAATGCTGCTTATTTTGGCGCTTACGCAAACCAGCTCGAAACGCATGCGAACTCTGCCGATGTGGCTTCGAAGCAGCCTCGCAGGGCCGAATCTGAGCCCAAGCAGGGAGCTTCTGTTGAGCAGGTTTCAAACTATGGCCAGCCTTCGGCAACGCCGGCATCATATCAGCCTGAGCAGACTCAAAGCAGCCAGCCTCAGCAGAGCCAGTTTGCTAATCCTGCAACGACTCAGCCTGCTTATGGTGTGACTTATGATTCCTACCAGCCAGTGCAGAACCAAGCTCCTGATATGCAGGCAGCTCAAACTCCCGGCCCTTCGGCAGACAATGCTGCGTCTATGACCGCGCCGGCTCTTGCTGCTCAATATGGGCAGGATGCTAACGCTCAGCAGGCCAATGTTCAGCAGTCTAACGCTCAGCAGTCTAACGCTCAGCAAACTAACATTCAGCAAACTAACGTTCAGCCAGTCAATGCTCAAGCGGCTCAACCGCAGCAGGGATTCCAGGCGGGTCAGCAGCCCAATCAACAGCAGCCGTACTCGGGTCAGCTTAATGGTCAGCAGCCAGCAGCTCAGCCTGCATACGGTCAGCCTGCTTACGGACAGATGCAGCCCGGTCACCCAGTCCAGGGCGCTTATGGCCAGCAGATTCCTCAGCAGAACGTGCAGCAAGCCATGTATATGGATCCTAACGCTGCGCCAGAGGCTGCCCGCAAGCCCCACAGTAAACTGGTTGCCGGTCTGCTGGGCATCATCTTGGGTGCTTTTGGTATACAGAACTTCTACTTGGGCAACACCGGCAGGGGCATGGCTCAGCTTATGATTTCTTGCATCGGTGCTTTCTTCTTCTTTATCGGCCCCGCAGTTTCATGGGCTTGGGGCATTGTAGAAGGCATTCTTATCTTGACCTCAAAGCCCGGCTCTGCCCGCCACCAAGATGCCTATGGGATTGAACTCACCGACTGA
- a CDS encoding lipoate--protein ligase family protein has protein sequence MEARTLGRFRGECKLTGGKLVAVSVELERVHESQVNIASCRIDGDFFVESASDQFDLIKALESCIEQFSLPVQCQQVEKALIQVIARDAASDLIGASGRTIALALCRALAQAPEAGELVMGVCEPAQGSEPRLQGSQLVMPADMSPQRREDLARRWRQMPLQIILDTPRPPAEQLALDLALAEAVQAGIQPPTLRVWQWSSPAVVIGRFQSLSSEVDVDQAHQRGFTIVRRVTGGGAMFAQPSNIITYSLYLPIAAVQGLDASWTYRLCDLWLVEGLNRLGIHAGWSGMNDIASSRGKIGGAAERRLPPKQGESGALLHHDMLSYDIDTQAMLQVLKVSDEKMRDKAVPSAQARVDPLKRQTSLSKRQLVEALVAYIPQLAPQARLSKVSASIEQKGQELAATRFARDEWIADIV, from the coding sequence ATGGAAGCAAGAACTCTGGGGAGATTTCGCGGCGAATGTAAGCTGACTGGCGGCAAGTTAGTGGCCGTTTCTGTCGAGCTTGAGCGGGTTCACGAGAGTCAAGTCAACATTGCCTCCTGCCGTATTGATGGTGATTTTTTCGTTGAGAGTGCGAGTGATCAGTTCGACCTGATTAAGGCCTTGGAAAGCTGTATTGAGCAGTTCAGTCTGCCAGTGCAGTGCCAGCAGGTGGAGAAAGCCCTCATTCAAGTGATTGCGCGCGATGCAGCCAGCGACCTTATCGGAGCCAGCGGGCGTACGATAGCCTTGGCCTTGTGCCGGGCCTTAGCTCAAGCGCCCGAAGCTGGCGAACTCGTAATGGGTGTGTGCGAACCAGCGCAGGGCTCGGAGCCCCGACTTCAAGGCAGTCAGCTGGTTATGCCGGCAGACATGAGCCCGCAACGCCGCGAAGACTTAGCTCGGCGCTGGCGGCAAATGCCCCTCCAGATTATCCTCGATACTCCGCGTCCACCAGCCGAGCAGTTGGCCCTCGATTTGGCGCTGGCTGAGGCTGTACAAGCAGGCATCCAACCGCCAACCTTGCGAGTGTGGCAGTGGAGCAGCCCAGCAGTGGTGATTGGACGCTTCCAGTCGCTCAGCAGTGAAGTTGACGTTGATCAAGCACACCAGCGTGGTTTTACTATTGTGCGCCGTGTGACCGGTGGGGGAGCCATGTTCGCCCAACCTAGCAATATCATCACCTACTCCCTCTACCTGCCAATCGCAGCGGTTCAGGGCCTCGATGCCAGCTGGACCTACCGCTTGTGCGACTTGTGGCTGGTTGAAGGACTTAATCGTTTAGGGATTCACGCCGGCTGGTCGGGAATGAACGATATCGCCTCCAGTCGGGGTAAAATCGGTGGAGCTGCCGAGCGACGCCTGCCTCCCAAGCAAGGCGAGAGTGGGGCTTTGCTCCATCACGACATGCTCTCCTACGACATTGATACCCAGGCCATGTTGCAAGTGCTTAAGGTCTCAGACGAGAAGATGCGAGACAAAGCCGTGCCCTCGGCACAAGCTCGTGTCGATCCCCTCAAACGCCAAACTAGCCTGAGTAAGCGCCAATTAGTAGAGGCGCTCGTGGCCTACATACCACAGCTGGCACCCCAAGCCCGGCTATCGAAGGTGAGTGCGAGCATAGAGCAAAAGGGGCAAGAATTGGCTGCCACACGTTTTGCTCGCGATGAATGGATAGCCGATA